A genomic stretch from Arachis stenosperma cultivar V10309 chromosome 3, arast.V10309.gnm1.PFL2, whole genome shotgun sequence includes:
- the LOC130966865 gene encoding uncharacterized protein LOC130966865 — translation MAEQLPPTPSELLQMVTELRQANQRMAEENQRMENQITNLNNTRIENNNDRQERTEEAEHQSGPTHVSETARHEEEQPEHNEEAQPKDEDDHLESSPWPFTAEVMNFVLPRRFTLPTTLTPYDGLGDPKKYIKKFTSIMIVNDASDKVLCLCFPSYLDGPTLDWFCSLPAGSISRFLDLSKPFEEHFAGSTIYLHDSDYLNTIRQGQHESLRDYMTRFTKIAMSIPDHHPEVELHAIKSGLRPGKFQETIAVAKPKTVAKFREKAKGQIDIEKLQQARKTEKLLHRDDDKTRDNKKNFKPTPRYDSYTQFNTKRDNIIKEIINSKLIKPPRKAGSYSESKGTDRSKYCFFHQKHGHTTDECIIAKDLLERLARQGHLDKYIGGHIQRRTPPSGDQSSATQHGRDKDRPNTKHLDQPRRIINCISEGFVGGGATSSARKRSYRAMLSIEADPTQQQTPPHFPQITFQTADHNTNLKNLDDPVVIFLQLGDLLGKKVLLDPGSSADVLFYSIF, via the coding sequence ATGGCTGAACAGCTTCCACCCACACCATCTGAACTCCTTCAGATGGTGACCGAGTTACGGCAAGCCAACCAGCGCATGGCTGAAGAGAACCAAAGAATGGAAAATCAAATTACTAATTTGAATAACACCCGAATCGAAAACAACAACGATCGACAAGAACGGACAGAAGAAGCCGAGCATCAGTCAGGGCCTACGCATGTCTCTGAAACTGCTCGGCACGAAGAAGAACAACCCGAGCATAATGAGGAAGCTCAGCCAAAAGATGAAGATGACCACctagaaagctccccttggccATTCACGGCTGAAGTGATGAATTTCGTGTTGCCCAGGAGATTCACTTTGCCGACCACCCTGACTCCATATGATGGGCTGGGTGATCCGAAGAAATACATCAAAAAGTTCACCTCTATAATGATAGTAAATGATGCATCTGATAAAGTATTATGTCTTTGTTTTCCATCTTACTTGGACGGTCCTACACTTGATTGGTTTTGTTCTTTGCCTGCAGGTTCTATTTCTCGTTTTCTAGACCTATCAAAGCCATTCGAGGAGCACTTTGCTGGATCAACCATCTACCTACATGACTCCGACTACCTAAACACAATCAGACAAGGCCAACATGAAAGTCTCAGAGACTACATGACGCGCTTCACAAAAATAGCCATGAGTATACCCGACCACCACCCTGAGGTGGAGCTGCATGCAATAAAAAGTGGACTTCGACCAGGAAAATTCCAGGAGACCATTGCTGTGGCCAAGCCCAAAACTGTGGCCAAGTTCCGAGAGAAGGCAAAAGGTCAAATTGACATTGAAAAGCTCCAACAAgctcgaaaaacagagaaactACTACACAGAGACGACGACAAAACTCGAGACAACAAGAAAAACTTCAAACCAACCCCGCGATATGACTCTTACACTCAGTTCAACACCAAACGTGACAACATCATCAAGGAGATCATAAATTCAAAGTTGATCAAGCCGCCAAGAAAAGCCGGCAGCTACTCAGAATCAAAAGGCACAGACAGATCAAAATACTGCTTTTTTCACCAAAAACACGGACATACTACTGACGAGTGTATCATCGCCAAAGACCTTCTGGAGCGGTTAGCTCGGCAAGGTCACCTCGACAAGTATATCGGCGGCCACATACAACGACGAACGCCTCCCTCTGGTGACCAAAGCTCGGCAACACAGCATGGCCGAGATAAAGATCGACCAAACACCAAACATCTCGACCAACCAAGACGTATTATTAACTGTATTTCTGAAGGTTTTGTAGGTGGAGGAGCCACAAGCTCGGCAAGAAAGCGATCTTACCGAGCTATGCTTTCCATAGAAGCCGATCCAACTCAACAGCAGACACCTCCACACTTTCCTCAGATAACATTCCAGACTGCCGACCATAACACCAACTTAAAAAATCTGGACGACCCAGTTGTCATTTTCCTACAGCTCGGAGATCTCCTAGGCAAAAAGGTTTTACTGGACCCTGGGAGTAGTGCTGATGTCCTCTTTTACTCCATATTTTAG